The genomic window TACGTATGCCCATATGTCCAGAATATGCCCGTCAAAGTTTTGTCGATACTTTAAGAATTTTTGCTCAACAACAGGGTCAATTATCCATCTTAAAAGGGGCCGTTCAAGGAAGTCTATGGTATCTGGATGAGATTAATGAATCAGACATTTTATTAGATCTTAAATTTTTTAGTGATCCCAATAATATAGGTGATTATATAGAAGGTTTATTTGTTTCTGCCAGAGAACTAGTCCAAAGAAATATGAGCTTTATTAACACATTAGATTCATACATTACTGGTTATTCCGATGAAGAGTTTTTAGAGGCTTTACCAGCTTTAAAACTTGCTTTTACTCATTTTGCTCCCAGAGAAAAACACTATCTGGCAGAATTGCTTTCCCACAATGTGCAGGAGCTATCCTTATTGATGGATCACAATATTCCTGAGGAAGTCATTCTCTCAGGTAAGGAATTAGATAATAAGGTAAGTCATTTACTCACCCTATATGGAATAGGAGATTAACTTAGATGTCAGATGATAGATTAATACGTTGGCGTTTAATATTGGGGTCATTGTCTAATGATAATTTTAAGAATCTATCCTTATCACAAGAACAACAGGCTCAAGATGAGGCCCTTGAGTTTTTGTATGGTAAAGAATATGGACAAGAAAGAAATATCCGGATAGGAAAACAGGGAGGATTAGGAACTTCCCAATTATCTGTTCCTCAGTGGATTAACAGGATTCATGAATTATTTCCTAAGAAAGTTATTGACCGTTTAGAGAAAGACGCCTTAGAAAGATACAGATTAGATGAAATTGTAACAAATCCTAATATCTTAAAAAGAGCAGAACCATCAATGACCCTTCTAAAAGCAATATTACAGACAAAGCATCTGATGAATCATGAAGTTCTTAATATGGCTAGAGACATAGCTCGTAAAGTGATTCAAGAATTAATGGAACAATTCAAAACAGAAATAGAATCCAGTTTTTGGGGAACCCTTAATAAACGACGTAGAAGCTTAAAAAGAAATGCAGCCAATTTTGATCCCCACTCCACAATTATGAATAATCTCAAAAACTATAATAATGATCTCAAAAAGCTTATTATTAAGCAACCATACTTTTATTCAAGAAAACGAAATTATGCTCAAAAGTGGCAGATGATCATTCTAGTAGATCAATCTGGTAGTATGACGGATAGCATCATTTATTCCGCTGTCTGTGCTTCTATTTTTTATAAACTTCCTTTGTTAAAGACTCATCTGGTTTTATTTGATACTAACATAGTTGATCTGACAGAATATTGTGAAGATCCCATGGAAACCCTAATGAAAGTACAATTAGGAGGTGGTACGGATATTGCGCTGGCTGTGCAATACGGAATGGAATTAATTGAAAACCCCAGAAGATGTATCTTTATGATTATATCTGATTTTTATGAAGGCCCTAACGAATATAGACTACTTCAATTAGCATACCAATTAATCGATAGCCAAGTTTCTCTCCTAGGATTAGCGGCACTTAATAACCATTCAGAACCTGTTTACAACCATCAACTCACCCAGCAATTAGTGAACATCGGAGCTCATATTGGAGCTATGACTCCTGGAGAATTAGCCCATTGGGTTTCTGAAAAAATGGGATTATCATGATGAGATTAGATCTATTACGTATTGGTGAAGATGATTTAGCTGTTTATACAAATAAGGGAACAGTCAATAAAGCGAAAAAAGAATATGAAACAAAAAAAGTAAGTGTTGATATAAGTGAAACAGAAAAAGGGGATATAAAATTAGTATGGTCAGATAATGTGACTACACAATTTAATCATGATCAAACCTTTGAACAAGGTATCTGTACCTGCCCTGCTTCCGGTATCTGCCGTCACATGGTTAGAAGTATATTCTTCTTAAAAAATACTATTGATAGTGAAGAAAGCAGTTGGAATCCTGGGGAATTTACTGATGAAGAACTTAAAGCGGAGTTTGGAGAGAAACTATATAATCAGGCTTTAAAGGAATATGAAGAAGGAGTCCTTCTGGAGCTTATCCCGGGAATAAAGCCAAGGGTCATTTTTTACAATCATGGATTAACTTTACGTTTTTTAGTAAAGGGTGATCTTCGCTATTTTCAGAGCCTCTCCAATGATCAAAGACTTAATCAGAAATGCGTTTGTATTGCCGTTTGGGCTTTTCGCTTAGGGAGTAAAAACGGGGGATTCTATTCAACCAATAAAACGATCAAGAATATTCCTTTTGATACTATAGACGCTATTGATGAATTGTTTTTAGAATTATTGACCCA from Spirochaeta cellobiosiphila DSM 17781 includes these protein-coding regions:
- a CDS encoding VWA domain-containing protein; amino-acid sequence: MSDDRLIRWRLILGSLSNDNFKNLSLSQEQQAQDEALEFLYGKEYGQERNIRIGKQGGLGTSQLSVPQWINRIHELFPKKVIDRLEKDALERYRLDEIVTNPNILKRAEPSMTLLKAILQTKHLMNHEVLNMARDIARKVIQELMEQFKTEIESSFWGTLNKRRRSLKRNAANFDPHSTIMNNLKNYNNDLKKLIIKQPYFYSRKRNYAQKWQMIILVDQSGSMTDSIIYSAVCASIFYKLPLLKTHLVLFDTNIVDLTEYCEDPMETLMKVQLGGGTDIALAVQYGMELIENPRRCIFMIISDFYEGPNEYRLLQLAYQLIDSQVSLLGLAALNNHSEPVYNHQLTQQLVNIGAHIGAMTPGELAHWVSEKMGLS